A genome region from Streptomyces pratensis includes the following:
- a CDS encoding DUF6286 domain-containing protein, with protein MTEPQDPEKSTQRLPAVGPAPAGGVLEMDQSASGSSYEPAPTQEKPGGRAGRFWSGRRIPAALLALIVLGGAGLLLYDIAAVRADHPAMQWRRSVADDLASRHLDDIWVLAGSALAAALGLWLLLLALTPGLRALLPMSRRHAGVRAGLDRTAAALVLRDRAVEVAGVQSVRVRMSRRKATVRALSHFRELDDVRADLDTVLGTAIGELGLARPPGLSVHVRRPAKKG; from the coding sequence ATGACCGAGCCCCAGGACCCGGAGAAGAGTACGCAGCGCCTGCCCGCAGTCGGGCCGGCACCGGCCGGCGGCGTGCTCGAGATGGACCAGTCCGCCTCGGGCTCGTCCTACGAACCCGCCCCCACCCAGGAGAAGCCGGGCGGCAGGGCGGGCCGTTTCTGGTCCGGACGCCGTATCCCCGCGGCGCTGCTCGCCCTGATCGTCCTCGGGGGCGCGGGCCTCCTGCTCTACGACATCGCGGCGGTGCGGGCCGATCACCCGGCCATGCAGTGGCGGCGTTCCGTCGCCGACGACCTGGCGAGCCGTCACCTCGACGACATCTGGGTCCTGGCGGGCTCGGCACTGGCCGCGGCGCTCGGCCTCTGGCTGCTGCTCCTGGCACTCACCCCCGGACTGCGCGCCCTGCTCCCCATGAGCCGCCGCCACGCCGGCGTACGGGCCGGACTCGACCGGACCGCGGCCGCCCTCGTCCTGCGGGACCGGGCCGTGGAGGTGGCCGGTGTGCAGTCGGTCAGGGTGAGGATGAGCCGGCGCAAGGCGACCGTGCGGGCCCTCTCGCACTTCCGTGAACTCGACGACGTCAGGGCCGACCTGGACACCGTCCTCGGTACGGCCATCGGTGAACTGGGCCTGGCACGGCCGCCCGGCCTCTCCGTGCACGTGCGCCGACCGGCGAAGAAGGGGTGA
- a CDS encoding helix-turn-helix domain-containing protein, whose product MAETLKKGSRVTGAARDKLAADLKKKYDSGASIRALAEETGRSYGFVHRMLSESGVTLRGRGGATRGKKAASA is encoded by the coding sequence GTGGCCGAGACTCTGAAGAAGGGCAGCCGGGTGACCGGCGCCGCGCGCGACAAGCTCGCGGCAGACCTGAAGAAGAAGTACGACTCCGGTGCAAGTATCCGGGCGCTGGCCGAGGAAACCGGCCGCTCCTACGGATTCGTCCACCGGATGCTCAGCGAGTCCGGAGTCACGCTGCGGGGACGCGGCGGAGCGACTCGAGGCAAGAAGGCCGCTTCGGCCTGA
- a CDS encoding glycoside hydrolase family 15 protein, translating to MTPRIEDYAVIGDLQTAALVGRNGSVDWLCLPRFDSGACFAALLGDEENGHWRIAPQGTDSTDTCTRRAYVEDSLVLETYWETRTGTVKVVDFMPQRDKAPDVMRIVEGVSGSVDMSSVLRLRFDFGSVVPWMRRSHGHRVAVAGPDSVWLRSEPEVKTWGQQMSTCSSFTVAEGESVAFVLTWHPSHSPRPKLIDPHKSLKHTLSDWAKWSAKCTYHGRHREAVLRSLITLKALTYAPTGGIVAALTTSLPEEIGGVRNWDYRYCWLRDSTLTLAAMVSAGYVEEAAAWRDWLLRAVAGDPADLQIMYGLAGERRLPETELPWLSGYENSVPVRTGNAAVRQLQLDVYGEVIDSLRLARDAGLDDKPHAWNLQLSLLGFLESTWREPDEGLWEVRGPRRHFVHSKVMAWVAADRAVRTLEENPDLPGDADRWRAMRDAVHAEVVEKGYDPVRNTFTQYYGSRELDASTLLIVRTGFLPPDDPRVIGTVDAVRDELAHDGLIRRYSTEGVSVDGLPGDEGAFLACSFWLVDALLRTGRRDEAEELFDRLLELRNDVGLLAEEYDSVARRQLGNYPQAFSHIGLVNSAVDLAGEDLAG from the coding sequence GTGACACCACGCATCGAGGACTACGCCGTCATCGGCGATCTCCAGACGGCCGCCCTGGTGGGCAGGAACGGTTCTGTCGACTGGCTGTGCCTGCCCCGCTTCGACTCGGGCGCCTGTTTCGCGGCCCTGCTCGGTGACGAGGAGAACGGCCACTGGCGCATCGCCCCTCAGGGCACGGACAGCACGGACACCTGCACCCGGCGCGCATACGTGGAGGACTCCCTCGTCCTGGAGACCTACTGGGAGACCAGGACCGGGACCGTGAAGGTCGTCGACTTCATGCCGCAGCGCGACAAGGCGCCCGACGTCATGCGGATCGTCGAGGGGGTCAGCGGCAGCGTCGACATGAGCTCGGTCCTGCGGCTCCGGTTCGACTTCGGCTCCGTGGTCCCGTGGATGCGCCGCTCGCACGGCCATCGGGTGGCCGTCGCGGGCCCCGACTCCGTCTGGCTGCGCAGCGAGCCGGAGGTCAAGACGTGGGGCCAGCAGATGAGCACGTGCTCCTCGTTCACGGTCGCCGAGGGCGAGAGTGTGGCCTTCGTCCTCACCTGGCACCCCTCGCACTCCCCGCGCCCGAAACTGATCGACCCCCACAAGTCGCTGAAGCACACCCTCTCCGACTGGGCGAAGTGGTCGGCGAAGTGCACCTACCACGGCAGGCACCGGGAGGCGGTGCTCCGCTCGCTGATCACCTTGAAGGCGCTGACCTACGCGCCCACGGGCGGGATCGTGGCGGCGCTCACGACATCGCTTCCGGAGGAGATCGGCGGCGTACGGAACTGGGACTACCGCTACTGCTGGCTGCGGGACTCCACACTCACCCTGGCCGCCATGGTCTCGGCCGGGTACGTCGAGGAGGCGGCCGCATGGCGGGACTGGCTGCTGCGGGCCGTGGCCGGTGACCCCGCCGACCTCCAGATCATGTACGGGCTCGCCGGGGAGCGCAGGCTCCCCGAGACGGAGCTGCCATGGCTGAGCGGCTACGAGAACTCGGTCCCGGTCCGTACGGGCAACGCGGCGGTGCGGCAGCTCCAGCTCGACGTGTACGGCGAGGTGATCGACTCCCTCAGGCTGGCCCGGGACGCCGGCCTCGACGACAAGCCGCACGCCTGGAATCTGCAGCTCAGTCTGCTCGGCTTCCTGGAGTCCACCTGGCGCGAGCCCGACGAGGGTTTGTGGGAGGTCCGCGGCCCACGCCGCCACTTCGTGCACTCCAAGGTGATGGCCTGGGTCGCGGCCGACCGGGCGGTGCGCACCCTGGAGGAGAACCCGGATCTGCCGGGTGACGCCGACCGGTGGCGGGCGATGCGGGACGCCGTGCACGCGGAGGTCGTGGAGAAGGGGTACGACCCCGTGCGCAACACCTTCACCCAGTACTACGGGTCCCGGGAACTGGACGCCTCGACGCTCCTCATCGTCCGCACCGGTTTCCTGCCGCCCGACGACCCCCGGGTCATCGGGACGGTCGACGCGGTGCGGGACGAGCTCGCCCATGACGGTCTGATCCGCCGCTACAGCACGGAGGGGGTGTCGGTCGACGGCCTCCCCGGTGACGAGGGGGCTTTCCTAGCCTGTTCGTTCTGGCTGGTCGACGCTCTGCTGCGGACGGGCCGCAGGGACGAGGCCGAGGAGCTCTTCGACCGGCTGCTGGAGCTGCGCAACGACGTCGGGCTGCTCGCCGAGGAGTACGACTCGGTGGCCCGGCGCCAGCTCGGCAACTACCCGCAGGCGTTCAGCCACATCGGGCTCGTGAACAGTGCGGTCGACCTCGCCGGTGAGGACTTGGCAGGATAG
- the amaP gene encoding alkaline shock response membrane anchor protein AmaP — translation MIRTVNRVLLGLAGLLLVVVGGAVLATGLGLSVPSWWPFDGKDDVLLSRADRTRWRDEGWWWPTVIAVLAVLVVLALWWFLAQLRRGRLAEVLVDSGDGEGALLRGRALEGVIADEAGAMDGVSDAKATLTGRRTAPRARIRLLMEPHATPALALRGLSEGALTHARTSAGLDELPAEVRLKAVKHRAERVN, via the coding sequence GTGATCAGAACCGTCAACCGGGTCCTGCTCGGCCTGGCAGGGCTGCTCCTCGTCGTCGTCGGCGGCGCCGTCCTCGCGACGGGACTCGGTCTGTCCGTGCCTTCCTGGTGGCCCTTCGACGGCAAGGACGACGTGTTGCTCAGCAGGGCCGACCGGACCAGGTGGAGGGACGAGGGCTGGTGGTGGCCCACCGTCATCGCGGTCCTCGCCGTCCTGGTGGTGCTCGCGCTGTGGTGGTTCCTCGCCCAGCTCCGCCGGGGGCGCCTCGCCGAGGTGCTGGTCGACAGCGGCGACGGAGAGGGAGCGCTGCTGCGCGGCCGGGCTCTGGAAGGCGTGATCGCCGATGAGGCGGGTGCCATGGACGGGGTGTCCGACGCCAAGGCCACGCTGACCGGCCGGCGCACCGCCCCGAGGGCCCGGATCCGGCTGCTGATGGAGCCGCACGCGACCCCGGCGCTCGCGCTGCGTGGTCTCTCCGAAGGGGCGCTGACCCACGCACGCACCTCGGCCGGGCTGGACGAACTGCCCGCCGAGGTCCGTCTGAAGGCGGTCAAGCACCGCGCGGAGCGGGTGAACTGA
- a CDS encoding ABC-F family ATP-binding cassette domain-containing protein: MITASGIELRAGARILIESASFRIAKGDRIGLVGRNGAGKTTLTKCLAGEGSPAGGTITNSGEVGYLPQDPRTGDLEVLARDRILSARGLDEILRKMRENEERMANGKGATREKAMKKYERLETEFLTKGGYAAEAEAATIAAALSLPDRVLGQPLHTLSGGQRRRVELARILFSDADTLLLDEPTNHLDADSIVWLRDYLKTYRGGFIVISHDVELVETVVNKVFYLDANRAQIDIYNMGWKLYQQQREADEKRRKRERQNAEKKAATLNAQADKMRAKATKTVAAQNMAKRADRLLSGLEAVRVSDKVAKLRFPDPSPCGKTPLMAEGLSKSYGSLEIFTDVDLAIDKGSRVVILGLNGAGKTTLLRLLGGAEKPDTGEVIEGHGLKLGYYAQEHETLDPDRSVLENMRSAAPDLDLVAVRKTLGSFLFSGDDVDKPAGVLSGGEKTRLALATLVVSSANVLLLDEPTNNLDPASREEILGALRTYKGAVVLVTHDEGAVEALQPERIILLPDGVEDLWGADYRDLVALA, translated from the coding sequence TTGATCACCGCTTCCGGCATCGAGCTGCGCGCCGGCGCCCGCATCCTCATCGAGTCCGCGTCCTTCCGCATCGCCAAGGGCGACCGCATCGGCCTGGTCGGCCGCAACGGCGCGGGCAAGACGACCCTCACCAAGTGCCTCGCGGGTGAGGGGTCGCCGGCCGGCGGCACCATCACCAACAGCGGCGAGGTCGGCTACCTCCCGCAGGACCCGCGCACCGGCGACCTCGAGGTCCTGGCCCGCGACCGCATCCTCTCCGCCCGCGGGCTCGACGAGATCCTGCGCAAGATGCGGGAGAACGAGGAGCGGATGGCGAACGGCAAGGGCGCCACCCGCGAGAAGGCGATGAAGAAGTACGAGCGCCTGGAGACGGAGTTCCTCACCAAGGGCGGATACGCCGCCGAGGCCGAGGCCGCCACCATCGCCGCCGCGCTCAGCCTGCCCGACCGTGTGCTCGGCCAGCCCCTGCACACCCTCTCCGGTGGTCAGCGCCGCCGTGTCGAGCTGGCCCGGATCCTGTTCTCGGACGCCGACACCCTGCTGCTCGACGAGCCCACCAACCACCTCGACGCGGACTCGATCGTCTGGCTGCGCGACTACCTCAAGACGTACCGCGGCGGTTTCATCGTGATCTCCCACGACGTGGAGCTCGTCGAGACGGTGGTCAACAAGGTGTTCTACCTCGACGCCAACCGCGCGCAGATCGACATCTACAACATGGGCTGGAAGCTCTACCAGCAGCAGCGCGAGGCCGACGAGAAGCGCCGCAAGCGCGAGCGCCAGAACGCCGAGAAGAAGGCCGCGACCCTCAACGCGCAGGCCGACAAGATGCGCGCCAAGGCCACCAAGACCGTCGCCGCCCAGAACATGGCCAAGCGCGCCGACCGGCTGCTCTCGGGCCTGGAGGCCGTGCGGGTCTCGGACAAGGTCGCCAAGCTGCGCTTCCCCGACCCCTCCCCGTGCGGCAAGACCCCGCTGATGGCCGAGGGCCTGTCCAAGTCCTACGGCTCGCTCGAGATCTTCACCGACGTGGACCTGGCCATCGACAAGGGCTCCCGCGTCGTGATCCTCGGCCTCAACGGCGCGGGCAAGACCACCCTGCTGCGCCTCCTCGGCGGAGCCGAGAAGCCCGACACCGGCGAGGTCATCGAGGGCCACGGCCTCAAGCTCGGCTACTACGCCCAGGAGCACGAGACCCTCGACCCGGATCGCTCCGTCCTGGAGAACATGCGCTCGGCGGCGCCCGACCTCGACCTGGTCGCGGTCCGCAAGACCCTCGGCTCCTTCCTCTTCTCCGGTGACGACGTGGACAAGCCCGCCGGAGTGCTCTCCGGCGGCGAGAAGACCAGGCTCGCCCTGGCGACGCTCGTGGTCTCCTCCGCCAACGTCCTGCTGCTCGACGAGCCGACGAACAACCTCGACCCGGCCAGCCGCGAGGAGATCCTCGGGGCCCTGCGCACGTACAAGGGCGCCGTCGTCCTCGTCACCCACGACGAGGGCGCGGTCGAGGCGCTCCAGCCGGAGCGGATCATCCTGCTGCCCGACGGGGTCGAGGACCTCTGGGGTGCGGACTACCGGGATCTGGTCGCCCTGGCCTGA
- a CDS encoding SDR family oxidoreductase encodes MDLGLKDRVYIVTGATRGLGNATARALAADGAKVIISGRDEKDAAEAAAELGADAVGLGADNADPLAARRLVDAAKERFGRLDGILISVGGPAPGFLADNTDDQWQSAFESVFLGAVRLARTAAEALGEGGVIGFVLSGSVHEPIAGLTISNGLRPGLAGFAKSLADELGPRGIRVVGVLPSRIDTDRVRELDALSGDAEASRTANEARIPLRRYGTPEEFGKTSAFLLSPAASYLTGIMVPVDGGARHGF; translated from the coding sequence ATGGATCTTGGACTGAAGGACCGTGTGTACATCGTCACCGGTGCGACCCGTGGGCTGGGAAACGCCACCGCGCGCGCCCTCGCCGCCGACGGCGCGAAGGTGATCATCTCCGGCCGTGACGAGAAGGACGCCGCCGAGGCCGCCGCCGAACTGGGCGCAGACGCGGTCGGGCTCGGCGCGGACAACGCCGATCCGCTGGCCGCCCGGCGGCTGGTGGACGCGGCGAAGGAACGCTTCGGCCGGCTGGACGGCATCCTGATCAGCGTCGGCGGACCCGCCCCGGGCTTCCTGGCCGACAACACGGACGACCAGTGGCAGTCGGCGTTCGAGTCGGTCTTCCTCGGCGCCGTACGTCTGGCCCGTACGGCGGCCGAGGCGCTCGGCGAGGGCGGTGTCATCGGCTTCGTGCTGTCCGGGTCCGTGCACGAGCCGATCGCCGGTCTGACGATCTCCAACGGGCTGCGCCCCGGTCTCGCCGGCTTCGCCAAGTCCCTCGCCGACGAGCTGGGCCCGCGTGGCATCCGGGTCGTCGGTGTGCTGCCGTCCCGTATCGACACGGACCGGGTGCGCGAGCTCGACGCTCTGTCCGGCGACGCCGAGGCGTCCCGTACGGCCAACGAGGCGCGCATCCCGCTTCGCCGGTACGGCACACCGGAGGAGTTCGGGAAGACCTCGGCCTTCCTGCTCTCCCCGGCCGCCTCCTATCTGACGGGCATCATGGTGCCGGTCGACGGCGGTGCCCGGCACGGCTTCTGA
- a CDS encoding Asp23/Gls24 family envelope stress response protein has product MTESPQRNRPDSPGSVSGGDDGRQSQFSKRGGGAPATRGRTTIADGVVEKIAGMAARDVVGVHAMGSGISRTFGAVRDRVPGGSKSVSRGVKAEVGESQAALDLEIVVDYGVAISEVARDVRENVIAAVERMTGLEVVEVNIAVSDVKLPDEEDDEDESGTRVQ; this is encoded by the coding sequence ATGACCGAGAGCCCACAGCGGAACCGGCCCGACAGCCCCGGCAGCGTGTCCGGCGGGGACGACGGCAGGCAGAGCCAGTTCAGCAAGCGTGGCGGTGGAGCCCCCGCCACCCGCGGCCGCACCACCATCGCCGACGGCGTGGTCGAGAAGATCGCCGGAATGGCGGCACGCGACGTCGTCGGTGTCCACGCGATGGGCAGCGGCATCTCCCGGACGTTCGGCGCGGTACGCGACCGTGTTCCAGGCGGCAGCAAGTCCGTGTCCCGCGGCGTCAAGGCGGAGGTCGGCGAGTCGCAGGCCGCCCTCGACCTGGAGATCGTCGTCGACTACGGCGTGGCGATCAGCGAGGTGGCCCGCGACGTGCGCGAGAACGTCATCGCGGCGGTCGAGCGGATGACCGGCCTGGAGGTCGTCGAGGTCAACATCGCCGTGAGTGACGTCAAACTGCCCGATGAGGAGGACGACGAGGACGAGTCCGGGACACGCGTCCAGTAG
- a CDS encoding enoyl-CoA hydratase/isomerase family protein, giving the protein MTSLDSVLDKDGVRLTVEDAVATVTLTNPAKRNAQSPALWRALAEAGRALPGSVRVVVLRGEGKSFSAGLDRQAFAPEGFDGEPSFLDMARGPEAELDATIAEYQEAFTWWRRNDIVSIAAVQGHAIGAGFQLALACDLRIVAEDVQFAMRETSLGLVPDLTGTHPLVNLVGYARALEICATGRFVHAEEAERTGLANLVVPVDQLDAAGHDLAAALLAAPRDAVVETKALLSGALSRTYEEQRTAERAAQGRRLRDLAGLAD; this is encoded by the coding sequence ATGACCTCGCTCGACTCTGTGCTCGACAAGGACGGCGTACGGCTCACCGTCGAAGATGCGGTTGCCACGGTGACGCTCACCAACCCGGCCAAGCGCAACGCTCAGTCTCCCGCTCTGTGGCGGGCGTTGGCAGAGGCCGGACGGGCGCTCCCCGGCAGTGTGCGGGTCGTCGTGCTGCGTGGCGAGGGCAAGTCCTTCTCCGCCGGCCTCGACCGGCAGGCATTCGCACCCGAGGGATTCGACGGCGAGCCGTCCTTTCTCGACATGGCGCGCGGCCCGGAGGCCGAGCTCGACGCGACCATCGCCGAGTACCAGGAGGCGTTCACCTGGTGGCGCCGCAACGACATCGTGTCGATCGCGGCCGTCCAGGGGCACGCCATCGGTGCCGGCTTCCAGCTCGCTCTCGCCTGCGATCTGCGGATCGTCGCCGAGGACGTGCAGTTCGCCATGCGCGAGACCAGCCTCGGTCTCGTCCCCGACCTCACGGGCACCCACCCCCTGGTGAATCTCGTGGGATACGCCCGCGCGCTCGAGATCTGCGCCACCGGACGCTTCGTGCACGCCGAGGAGGCCGAGCGCACCGGCCTCGCCAACCTCGTGGTCCCCGTCGACCAGCTCGACGCGGCGGGGCACGACCTGGCCGCGGCCCTGCTCGCCGCCCCGCGCGACGCGGTCGTCGAGACCAAGGCACTGCTGAGCGGTGCCCTTTCGCGTACGTACGAGGAGCAGCGCACCGCCGAGCGGGCCGCCCAGGGCCGCCGTCTGCGTGACCTCGCCGGCCTCGCCGACTGA